From the Lathyrus oleraceus cultivar Zhongwan6 chromosome 4, CAAS_Psat_ZW6_1.0, whole genome shotgun sequence genome, one window contains:
- the LOC127076096 gene encoding pyridoxine/pyridoxamine 5'-phosphate oxidase 2: MGSSIAWKQLLLNALESNTHLKHSSYMQLATIGTNGKPSNRTVVFRGFQDNTDNILVNTDTRTRKIEELKICSSAEICWYFTDSWEQFRINGHVDIIDATNPDPLKLQQREKSWFAGSVRSRAQYLWPNPGLPCLNEQSRTEILLDPSIGPVDAFCLLILEPDEVDYLNLKSNQRLTFRSSLNAEAKKNWIVERVNP, encoded by the exons ATGGGGAGCAGCATAGCATGGAAGCAGCTTCTTCTCAATGCTCTGGAATCCAACACTCATCTCAAACACTCTTCTTACATGCAACTC GCAACCATAGGAACCAACGGAAAACCTTCGAATCGCACTGTCGTTTTCAG AGGTTTCCAAGACAACACCGATAACATCCTGGTTAACACTGATACCCGAACTCGCAAG ATTGAAGAGCTCAAGATTTGTTCCTCTGCTGAG ATATGTTGGTATTTCACAGATTCGTGGGAGCAGTTTCGGATAAATGGTCATGTAGATATTATCGATGCTACGAATCCTGACCCGCTTAAACTTCAG CAAAGAGAAAAGTCTTGGTTTGCCGGTTCTGTGAGATCACGGGCGCAATATTTATGGCCCAACCCAGGGCTTCCGTGTCTAAATGAACAATCACGAACAGAAATATTGTTGGATCCTTCTATAGGTCCGGTTGATGCTTTTTGTCTTCTGATTCTAGAACCAGATGAG GTTGATTACTTGAATCTAAAGAGTAACCAGAGATTAACATTCAGATCAAGTTTGAACGCGGAAGCAAAGAAAAACTGGATTGTCGAGAGGGTAAACCCGTGA